From one Lycium ferocissimum isolate CSIRO_LF1 chromosome 7, AGI_CSIRO_Lferr_CH_V1, whole genome shotgun sequence genomic stretch:
- the LOC132064648 gene encoding putative clathrin assembly protein At1g03050, with protein MGPSKLRKAIGAVKDQTSISLAKVGSSASLSDLEVAIVKATRHEEYPPEERHIREILSLTSYSRAHVGACVSFLSRRLSKTKNWVVALKALMLIHRLLCDGDPSYEEEIFFATRRGTRLLNMSDFRDSRSNSWDCSAFVRSYALYLDEHLEFKMQNRRGKRSAFAYNDDEEEVRHNARGMKATPLREMKNDRVFSRIHHLMQLLERFLACRPAGSAKNNRVVIVALYPLVKESFQLYYDLTEVTTILFDKFIELSIPDSVKVLEIFFRINKQYEEIEQFYDWGKTVGIARTSEYPDIEIIPPKKLERMDDLIREKSFMEQTRKAMRNEPTAEHVEETKRQEPKTEPEEDMNAIKALPAPEVPEETEESTEEEEKKEVAKTQEVGDLLNLSEDVPTSEEHGDQLALALFDDGQATTNPATSISPWQAFNDTGDWETALVQSASHLSNQKASLPGGFDSLMLNGMYQQGAVAQAVACSGVVATGSASSVALGSAGRPAMLALPAPPIANGGASTAVPGTDPFAASLAIAPPAYVQMSEMEKKQRLLVEEQLMWQEYQKNGMQGQVGFATAQPNPYPYNIGGYRQTF; from the exons ATGGGTCCAAGCAAGCTTAGAAAAGCAATAGGGGCAGTGAAGGACCAAACGAGCATAAGTTTGGCCAAAGTTGGCAGCAGCGCCTCCTTGTCCGATCTTGAAGTAGCCATTGTGAAGGCAACACGACACGAAGAGTACCCACCGGAGGAGAGGCATATAAGGGAAATTCTAAGCTTGACTTCTTATTCTCGAGCCCATGTTGGTGCATGTGTCAGTTTCCTTTCCAGACGCCTTAGCAAGACCAAGAATTGGGTTGTGGCGCTCAAGGCACTCATGTTGATCCATAGGCTGCTGTGTGATGGTGATCCATCTTATGAGGAAGAGATTTTCTTTGCCACAAGGCGTGGAACCAGGCTTCTTAACATGTCTGATTTTCGTGACTCAAGATCTAATTCATGGGATTGTTCTGCATTTGTACGATCGTATGCTTTGTATCTTGATGAACACTTGGAGTTTAAGATGCAGAACCGCAGAGGAAAACGCAGTGCATTCGCGTACAACGATGATGAAGAAGAGGTCCGTCATAATGCCAGGGGAATGAAAGCCACTCCTTTGAGGGAAATGAAGAATGATCGAGTTTTCTCAAGGATTCATCATCTCATGCAGCTTCTTGAGCGATTCTTAGCTTGTCGACCTGCAG GTTCGGCAAAGAACAACAGGGTCGTGATTGTGGCTCTTTATCCATTAGTAAAGGAAAGTTTCCAGCTATACTATGATTTAACAGAAGTCACGACTATCCTGTTTGATAAGTTCATAGAACTATCAATCCCCGATTCTGTAAAGGTTCTTGAGATTTTCTTCAGAATTAATAAGCAATATGAGGAGATCGAGCAGTTCTACGATTGGGGTAAAACAGTTGGAATTGCACGCACTTCTGAATATCCAGATATTGAGATCATTCCACCAAAAAAACTCGAGCGTATGGATGACCTTATACGAGAAAAGTCCTTTATGGAACAGACCAGGAAGGCAATGCGCAACGAACCAACTGCTGAGCACGTTGAAGAAACTAAAAGGCAAGAACCTAAAACTGAACCGGAAGAGGACATGAATGCAATTAAGGCATTACCAGCACCAGAGGTACCCGAAGAAACAGAAGAAAGTACAGAggaagaggaaaagaaagaggTGGCGAAAACCCAAGAAGTAGGAGACTTGTTAAACTTGAGTGAAGATGTTCCAACTTCAGAAGAACATGGAGATCAACTGGCATTAGCGCTGTTTGATGATGGTCAAGCAACGACCAATCCTGCAACAAGCATTTCACCATGGCAGGCATTCAACGATACAGGAGATTGGGAGACAGCACTGGTTCAGTCTGCGAGTCATTTGTCAAACCAGAAGGCCTCCCTCCCCGGAGGCTTTGACTCATTAATGCTTAATGGAATGTACCAACAAGGAGCAGTGGCTCAGGCAGTAGCCTGCTCAGGTGTTGTGGCTACTGGAAGTGCAAGCAGCGTCGCACTTGGCTCAGCAGGACGGCCAGCAATGCTAGCATTGCCTGCACCTCCGATCGCAAATGGTGGAGCTAGTACAGCGGTACCAGGCACAGATCCGTTTGCAGCATCACTGGCAATAGCTCCACCAGCATATGTTCAGATGTCAGAGATGGAGAAGAAACAGAGACTGCTAGTGGAAGAGCAGTTAATGTGGCAAGAGTATCAGAAAAATGGAATGCAAGGTCAGGTTGGATTTGCCACGGCACAACCAAACCCTTACCCTTACAACATTGGTGGTTACAGGCAAACTTTCTAA
- the LOC132064645 gene encoding peroxidase 43 — MVLVFFILILSHLAGISQGQLRVGFYGNTCPNAETIVSSVVRQVASSNQNIAPVLLRLHFHDCFVQGCDGSILIENGDNAERHAFGHQGVAGFEVIERAKAEIEAVCPGIVSCADIVALAARDAVVLANGPSYEVETGRRDGVISNLSLANDMPEVSDSIQILKAKFLQKGLNGKDLVVLSAAHTIGTTACFFMTRRLYNFFPGGGSDPSINPSFLPELMATCPQNGNIDVRLPIDRGSSGTFDNNILQNIRSGFAVLQSDASLYEDFVTRSTVDSYFGIFSPFLGISFEADFANAMVKMGRIDVLTGSQGTIRRVCSTF; from the exons ATGGTACTAGTATTCTTCATTCTAATTTTAAGCCATCTAGCAGGGATCTCACAAGGCCAACTAAGAGTTGGTTTTTATGGCAACACATGCCCTAATGCTGAGACCATTGTTAGTAGTGTTGTCCGTCAAGTTGCTTCCTCCAACCAAAACATTGCTCCTGTCTTGCTTAGGCTTCATTTCCATGACTGTTTTGTTCAG GGGTGTGATGGATCAATTTTGATAGAAAATGGGGATAATGCAGAAAGGCATGCATTTGGACATCAAGGAGTAGCAGGATTTGAAGTGATAGAAAGAGCCAAAGCTGAAATAGAAGCAGTGTGCCCTGGCATTGTGTCTTGCGCTGATATTGTTGCTTTGGCCGCTAGGGATGCTGTTGTTTtg GCAAATGGACCTTCATATGAGGTGGAAACAGGAAGAAGAGATGGAGTGATATCAAATTTATCATTAGCAAATGACATGCCGGAAGTCAGCGATTCCATTCAGATACTCAAAGCTAAGTTCTTGCAAAAAGGCCTCAATGGGAAAGACCTTGTTGTGCTCAGTG CTGCACATACAATTGGTACCACGGCATGTTTCTTCATGACACGAAGGCTATACAACTTTTTCCCTGGAGGAGGTTCTGATCCGTCCATAAACCCAAGTTTCCTCCCTGAATTAATGGCGACTTGTCCGCAGAACGGAAACATTGATGTCCGGTTACCGATAGATCGGGGCAGCAGCGGGACGTTTGACAACAATATTTTGCAGAATATTAGGAGTGGCTTCGCTGTGTTACAATCTGATGCCAGTTTATATGAAGATTTTGTGACAAGGAGCACTGTGGATTCATACTTTGGGATTTTTAGCCCATTTTTGGGGATATCTTTTGAGGCTGATTTTGCTAATGCCATGGTGAAAATGGGCAGAATTGATGTGCTAACTGGATCTCAAGGGACTATTAGACGTGTATGTTCCACATTTTGA
- the LOC132062774 gene encoding serine carboxypeptidase-like 42: MQMGFYHHLFLIGFGFIIILNVVNGHPIEDLVENLPGQPKVGFRQYAGYVDVDEKAGRSLFYYFVEADKDAHKLPLTLWLNGGPGCSSIGGGAFTELGPFFPRGDGRGLRRNTKSWNKASNLLFIESPAGVGWSYSNTSSDYTCGDDSTAKDMLTFMLKWYEKFSELKSKPLFLTGESYAGHYIPQLANVILDYNKQSKDFKFNLKGVAIGNPLLRLDRDVAAVYEYYWSHGMISDELYLSIKENCDFDDYEFPIPHNESITCNQAIDEAYKVISDYINVYDVILDVCYPSIVQQELRLHKQVTKMSMGVDVCMTSERYFYFNLPEVQKALHANRTNLLYEWSMCSDVLNYSQSDGDIDMLPSLKKIIQHDVPLWIFSGDQDSVVPLIGSRTLVRELARDLKFKATVPYGAWFHKGQVGGWQVEYGNKLTFATVRGAAHMVPYAQPSRALHLFSTFVHGRRLPNTTRIPID, from the exons ATGCAAATGGGCTTTTATCATCATCTTTTTCTTATAGGATTTGGGTTTATTATTATCTTGAATGTTGTGAATGGACATCCAATAGAAGATCTGGTGGAAAATTTACCAGGGCAACCAAAAGTTGGATTTAGACAATATGCTGGTTATGTGGATGTAGATGAAAAGGCTGGTAGAAGTTTGTTTTATTACTTTGTTGAAGCGGACAAAGATGCTCACAAACTCCCTCTTACTCTTTGGTTAAATGGAG gTCCAGGATGTTCATCAATTGGAGGGGGTGCCTTTACAGAACTAGGACCTTTCTTTCCTAGAGGTGATGGCCGTGGTCTCAGAAGAAATACTAAATCTTGGAATAAAG CATCAAATCTGCTATTTATTGAATCTCCTGCTGGTGTTGGATGGTCTTACTCAAATACATCCAGTGATTATACTTGCGGAGATGACTCCACtg CCAAGGATATGCTAACTTTCATGCTTAAATGGTACGAAAAGTTTTCAGAATTAAAATCTAAACCCTTGTTCCTTACAGGTGAAAGTTATGCAG GACATTATATACCACAGTTGGCAAATGTCATTCTAGACTACAACAAGCAGTCCAAGGATTTTAAGTTTAATCTAAAGGGAGTAGCT ATTGGAAATCCACTTTTGAGACTAGACAGAGATGTTGCAGCAGTGTACGAATATTACTGGTCTCATGGAATGATATCAGATGAATTATATTTGAGTATCAAAGAGAACTGTGATTTTGATGATTATGAATTCCCAATTCCTCATAATGAGTCAATCACATGCAACCAAGCTATTGATGAAGCTTATAAAGTAATTTCTGACTATATTAATGTGTACGACGTTATTTTGGATGTTTGCTATCCTTCTATCGTTCAGCAAGAGCTGCGTTTACACAAACAA GTTACTAAGATGAGTATGGGAGTAGATGTTTGCATGACATCAGAAAGATACTTCTATTTCAACCTTCCTGAGGTTCAGAAGGCTCTTCATGCTAATCGGACTAATCTACTTTATGAATGGAGCATGTGCAGTGA TGTGCTGAATTACTCCCAATCAGATGGTGACATTGATATGCTTCCATccctcaaaaaaattattcaacaTGATGTACCTCTTTGGATATTCAG TGGAGATCAAGATTCAGTGGTACCACTAATAGGGTCAAGAACATTGGTGCGTGAATTAGCAAGGGATCTAAAGTTCAAGGCGACAGTACCCTATGGAGCATGGTTTCACAAAGGGCAAGTAGGAGGGTGGCAAGTTGAATATGGAAATAAACTCACATTTGCAACAGTAAGAGGAGCAGCTCATATGGTGCCATATGCACAGCCATCAAGGGCTTTGCATCTTTTTAGCACATTTGTTCATGGAAGAAGATTGCCTAATACCACCCGCATTCCCATTGATTGA